Proteins from one Verrucomicrobiales bacterium genomic window:
- a CDS encoding DUF1501 domain-containing protein produces MKPTDIRRCPGISRRTFLTDTGMGFTGVALSSLLASQGFGQSPLEAGKAPGRAGVGHPHFPPKAKSVIWIFLCGGVSHLESFDVKPEVTKYAGKSISETPYAKVLASEHRNVIGGNPSHGNRKTLMPLQTGYRTYGQSGLVVGDWFRHIGECADDLAVVRSLWTIHNDHGAQLTWQTGRHPRELEHPTLGSWACYGLGTMNENLPEYVVLGVPTGDCCGGAFTYGGSYLGPENGGVRLSTDPKNPLPFIRPPEGSITSEEQWENLGLLGRLNQLAGIDYPDDPLLRARIKAYELAFQMQTSVPETLQLDREPAHVRSLYGLDQNETRPFGEQCLVARRLVERGVRFVQLFHGGGGGGEWDAHSEIKSNHTKLSSQVDQPIAGLLKDLKQRGLLEDTLVVFGTEFGRSPGAQDSGRDHHPQGFCAWMAGGGVKGGVQHGATDEIGFHAVENRHYVTDIHATTLRCLGLDSHKLEIPGRRRLEQDHGEPITEILT; encoded by the coding sequence ATGAAACCCACCGATATCCGGCGCTGCCCAGGAATCTCTCGCCGCACGTTTCTCACCGACACGGGCATGGGGTTCACCGGCGTCGCCCTCTCTTCCCTCTTGGCCAGCCAAGGGTTCGGCCAGTCCCCGCTCGAAGCCGGCAAGGCTCCCGGTCGGGCAGGAGTAGGGCATCCTCATTTTCCCCCAAAGGCGAAGTCGGTGATCTGGATCTTCTTGTGCGGTGGCGTGAGCCATCTCGAAAGCTTCGATGTGAAGCCCGAGGTTACCAAATACGCCGGCAAGTCCATCAGCGAAACCCCTTACGCGAAGGTGCTGGCGAGCGAGCATCGCAACGTCATCGGGGGCAATCCGTCTCATGGAAATCGGAAAACCCTGATGCCTCTGCAAACCGGCTACCGCACCTACGGACAGAGCGGGCTGGTGGTTGGCGATTGGTTCCGTCACATCGGCGAGTGCGCCGACGATCTGGCAGTGGTCCGCTCGCTCTGGACCATCCACAACGATCACGGCGCCCAGCTCACCTGGCAAACGGGACGTCACCCTCGCGAGCTCGAGCACCCGACCTTGGGGTCGTGGGCCTGTTACGGGCTGGGAACAATGAATGAAAATCTGCCCGAGTATGTGGTGCTCGGAGTGCCTACGGGCGATTGCTGTGGCGGGGCCTTCACCTATGGCGGATCCTATCTGGGTCCGGAAAACGGAGGCGTGCGACTGAGCACAGATCCCAAGAACCCGCTGCCCTTCATTCGGCCGCCAGAGGGAAGCATCACGAGCGAAGAGCAATGGGAGAACTTGGGGTTGCTAGGCCGATTGAACCAGCTGGCCGGAATTGATTATCCAGACGATCCCCTGCTCCGCGCCCGCATCAAGGCCTACGAGCTGGCCTTCCAGATGCAGACCAGCGTTCCAGAAACGCTCCAACTCGATCGCGAGCCAGCTCACGTGCGCAGCCTCTACGGCCTTGACCAGAACGAGACGCGGCCCTTCGGGGAGCAATGCCTGGTCGCGCGCCGCTTGGTCGAACGCGGGGTTCGATTCGTCCAGCTCTTTCACGGCGGGGGCGGCGGCGGCGAATGGGATGCGCATTCCGAGATCAAGTCCAATCACACAAAGCTCTCGTCCCAAGTCGACCAGCCGATCGCCGGATTGCTCAAGGACCTCAAGCAACGCGGTCTGCTCGAAGATACCCTGGTAGTCTTTGGAACTGAATTTGGACGGTCACCCGGAGCGCAGGACTCGGGACGCGATCATCATCCGCAAGGCTTTTGCGCCTGGATGGCGGGTGGCGGTGTGAAAGGCGGCGTGCAGCATGGAGCCACCGATGAAATCGGCTTCCATGCCGTGGAGAATCGTCATTATGTGACCGACATCCATGCCACGACGCTCCGCTGTCTCGGCCTGGATTCCCATAAGCTGGAAAT